The sequence GCCGGCATTCCGCCGCGCGCCACCTCCGGCCAGCTGGGCCAGTGGGTAGGCCACCCGCGCATTGGAAAACCGCTGTGGAAGAAGCGATCCATCTCGTCCAACAGACTCACGGGTTGACGCGCCGGAGTCGCGACCTGTTTACCCTTGCCTGCGACCTCTTTTTTCTTTGCCATGACGGGCCTCCTTTCTAGTGGCGGGTGTGCTGCCTGACACTATCAACGTAGTTCTGAACCGTGAAAATACTATAGATCGAATGGGGGGTGGCAGCTGATCAATGCAGGAGATTACGACGTTTATGACGGTATCACGCAGGTATACTGTTGCGTGTAAAAGGTGGGGAGTGCCGGAATGAACAGGCCGGAGTGCGCAGAATGGCAATCGTATCTGCATCGTGAAATCCCGATCACGGCGGCGATGGGGTTGCAGGTGACGCGACTCGATGCGCAGAGCATCGAGTTGAGGGCCCCGCTGAGCCTCAATCACAATGACAAAAACACCGGATTTGCCGGCAGCCTCTTCACGGTGGCGGTGCTTGCCGGATGGTCACAGGTGATGCTGCTGCTGCGCGATGCCGATCTGTCGGGGCAGGCGGTGATATCGGACAGTCAAGTGCGCTATCTGAAGCCGGCCACGGCTGACTTTCGCGCCCTTGCATCGCAACCGTCGGCGGCGGCTTTGCGCACCTTCTACGAGCAGTTGGGGAAACGCGGGCGAGCCCGATTGACTCTCACCATCGAGGTGACAGCCGGCGGGGAGCCGGTGCTGCGCTTCGCAGGCAAGTATGCGGCCATGCTGAGTTAAGGAACCTCCGTTCAGGCTCCGATCAGCAGTTCACTGGTCTCAGGGGCGAAAGATGAAGTAGACCGCGCCCATCAGGCAGAGCGCAGCCCAAAGAAAGTCGAGTTTGAGCGGCTGCTGCATGTAGTAGACCGCGAAGGGGACGAACACCAACAGCGTGATCACCTCCTGCATGATCTTCAACTGCCCCAGATTCAGTTCGGTGTAGCCAATGCGGTTGGCGGGTACCTGCAACAGGTACTCAAAGAGCGCGATGCCCCAACTCACCAATGCGGCGACGATCCACGTCTTGTCGTTGAGGTTCTTGAGGTGCGCGTACCAGGCGAAGGTCATGAAAGCGTTGGAGAGGATGAGCAGTCCCGCGGTTTGCAGAATGACTGGCATGGCCGGAAGAATCTCGCAAGGCGTGACCGACTCGATGTGATGCGCCGGCCTCGGTCACAGGGCGCGAGCGGTGGCGTAATCTAGCATCAAGTCGTCAGGGAGCATAGGGCGGCCGTGGGCGCCTTGTTTGCAGTGCAGCATGGCTGTTAGAGTATTTTCCGCCCTCTCCCGTCGACAAGATTTGCCGTGGACCAGACCGCCCTGCACAGCTCGGAACCGACAACGCCGCAGCAGCGCTATGCGCATGATCTGCGGTTGCCTGGGTTCGTGGCGGACAGTGCGCAGGAGCGCGCCGTCGCGCATCTGCAACGTCTGTTCGACGAGCTCGGTCGTGCCGGCCCGGTCAAACCCAACAGACTGCTCGGGCGCTGGCTGGGCAAAAGCCGCCAGCCGCCCCAGGGACTCTACTTTTGGGGTGGTGTGGGGCGTGGCAAGACTTATCTCATGGATACCTTTTATGAGTGCCTGCCGTTTGTCGATAAGCAGCGGGTTCATTTTCACCGCTTCATGCGCGGCATCCATGAAGGACTTGCCGGGATGGATCGTCAGGCCGATCCGTTGAAGGTCATCGCCGGGCGCCTGGCCGCACGCACGCGCGTGCTCTGTCTCGACGAATTTAGCGTCATCGATATCGGCGACGCCATGCTGCTGTCGGGATTGTTGGCCGGCCTCCTCGAGGAGGGTGTTGCACTACTGATCACCTCCAATAACCCCCCCGATGCACTCTATCGCAACGGCCTGCAGCGCGCGCGCTTCCTGCCGGCCATCGAGCTTCTCAAACGGCACACCGCCGTGGTCAATGTCGATGGCGGCACCGATTACCGGCTGCGCGCGCTGGAGCGTGCCGAGATCTATCATTTCCCGCTCGATGATGGTGCCGATTCCAGCTTAAGCGCTACGTTCGAGGACGTGGCACCCGAGGCAGGTGTTGCCGGTGTGGTACTTATGATCGAGGGTCGACCGCTGCAGACAGTACGCCATGCCGACGGCGTGGTGTGGTTCGAGTTTGCGGAGCTTTGCGACGGGCCGCGTGGTACGGGTGACTACATAGAGCTGTCGCGTTGTTACCAGACCGTTCTGCTTGCCAATGTCCCGCGCATGGGGGCGGAGCGCGACGATGAGGCGCGGCGTTTCATCAGTCTGGTCGACGAGTTCTACGATCGTAATGTAAAAATGGTGATCTCGGCGGAGGCGGATGTCGATGACCTCTACACCGGAGCCCGATTGGACTCTGAATTTGAACGTACCAGGAGCCGCCTGCACGAAATGCAATCGCACGAATATCTGGCGCGACCACATCTCCCATGAGATGTTGCGCTGTAGAACGACAAGCGGCGATGGGTGGTCGGCCGGCAGGAATGCCTTTTCCTGCTCGTGGCGGGAGCAGATGCGGCGGTGAGTTGTCACAGAAGTTGAACGTCCCCCCAGAGAGAGACGGGGAATGGAACCATCCGGGTAACATGCAGTGCGGAGATCGCTGGGGTTCTCTGGCCATATATCGAGGAGAGGCACCATGACCAAAGTGGCGGTAATTCTGTCGGGCTGCGGGGTATTCGACGGCGCCGAGATTCACGAAAGCGTCTTGACATTGCTGGCGCTGGATCGTGCGGGTGCCAGGTACAGTTGCCTGGCACCGAATATCGACCAGATGCATGTGGTCAATCATCTCACAGGGGAAGTGGCCGAGGGCGAGTCGCGCAATGTACTGGTGGAGGCGGCGCGCATCGCACGTGGCGACATCAAGGATATCGCCAAGGCGAGCGCCGATGATTTCGATGCCCTGATTCTTCCTGGGGGATTCGGTGCTGCCAAGAACCTTTGCGATTTTGCCGTTAAAGGCGCCGAATGTACCGTGCAGCCGGATGTCGAGCGTTTCATCAAGGCGATGGCTGAAGCGGGCAAGCCGGTAGGTTTCGTCTGTATCGCGCCGGCGATGGTACCGCGTATCTACGCCAATGCCACCGTGACCATAGGCACCGATGCCGATACGGCAACGGCCATCGAATCCATGGGCGGCGTGCACGTGGAATGTCCGGTGCGTGAGTACGTGGTAGACGAGGAGAACAAACTGGTCAGCACTCCCGCCTATATGTTGGCGCAAAGCATCGGCGAGGCGGCCGAGGGAATCGAGAAACTGGTCCACGAGGTGCTGCGAATGGCGGGGCACGCCCGGGCGCCGGGAAGAAGTTAAGGAACGCGATTGGCTAGTCCGCAACGGCGGCCGGTTTTCTTCGTTTCGGATCGCACCGGCATCACTGCAGAGACGCTGGGGCATAGCCTGCTGACCCAGTTTGCAGGTGTTGAGTTCGAACAACACTCCCTGCCCTTTGTCGACAGCGTTGAGCGTGCCGAGCAGGTTGTTGCCGAGATCAATCGCGTCACCGAGGAGCGTGGCGTGCGCCCGCTGGTCTTCTCGACGCTGATCGTCGATGAGCTGCGGTTGACTGTGATGCAGAGCAAGGGCGTCTTCTTTGATTTCTTCGATGCCTTCATTGGACCCTTGGAGGAGGAGTTTCATCTCCAGTCGACGCATACGATAGGTCTATCGCACGGTGTCTCCGACGAGGCGCGCTACATGGTACGTATGGATGCGGTCAATTTCGCCCTGGAGACCGATGACGGCATATCCTCACATCGCTATGAGTACGCCGATCTGATCCTGGCCGGTGTCTCGCGTTGCGGTAAGACGCCCACCTGCCTCTACATGGCGCTGCAGTTCGGAATCTTTGCCGCCAACTACCCGCTGACCGAGGAGGATTTCACCTCGCATCGCCTGCCCGCCGAACTCAGCGCCTTCAAACACAAGGTGTTCGGACTGACCATCGATGCGCACCGGCTTTCCGACATTCGTCAGGAACGCCGTCCCCATAGCCGCTATGCTTCATTGGAGGAGTGTCGTAAAGAGGTGCGTTTGGCGGAAGCGATGTTTCGCAACGAAGGAGTGATGGTGTACGACACTTCCACCAGTTCGATCGAGGAGATCGCCACCACCATCCTGCAGCGCGCGCGCATCAAGCGGCGATTGTATTGATTGTTTTATACCAAGCAAAATCGATTCACCACAAAGTACACGAAGTAGACAAAGCGAAGATCAATGAAAAGCGCTGACACCATAACCGTTCCGATTGCAGATCTTGCGGTCGTTCCTGTTTCATGCGCTTTGTGGTTCAAAGCGATCTTGAGTAAACGGAACCAGCCTTGACCGCAAACGGAAATCCGGCACTGCAAGCCGGCGCAATGCGGCGCAGTATCTTCTACGTCTCCTGTCACACCGGGATAAGCGTGGAGACCCTCGGGCAGGGCCTGCTCACCCAGTTTCACGGTATCCCCTTCGAGCATGTCCTGATGCCCTACGTAAACACGATCGAGCGGGCGCACGAAGCGGTGGCCCATATCGATGCCGCGGCCCAGCATGACGGGGTGCGCCCCATCGTTTTCACGACCCTGATCTCATCCGAGGTGCGCCGGATCGTGGCGCAATGTAATGGGCTTTTTTTCGATTTTCTCGGCCGCTTCATCGAGCCTCTCGGCGAGGAGTTGGGAGTCACTCCAACACCGACGGTGGGATTGTCGCATGGGATGGTTGACTACGAACGTTACAAGGTCCGTATCGATGCGGTGCAGTTTGCTCAACTCAACGATGAACACCTGCGTGTTAAAGACTACGATGAGGCGGACCTTATTCTGGTGGGCGTCTCGCGCTCCGGCAAGACACCGACCTGCCTCTATCTGGCGTTGCAGTTCGGTCTGCGCGCCGCCAACTACACGCTGCAGCTGGCGCACCTGGAGGGCGGCGAGCTGCCCGTGAAACTGAAACCTTGTCGCGAACGGCTGTTCGGGCTGACCATCGATCCCGAGCGCCTGCATCAGATTCGCAATCAGCGCAAACCCGACAGCGAATACGCCTCCCTTGAGCAGTGCCGGCACGAGACGCAGCTCGCCGAGCAACTGCTTGACGCGGAGGGTATTCCCTGCGCCAACGCCACTGCGGTTTCCATCGAGGAAATCGCCACCAAGATCCTGCATCAATGCAAACTACACCGCCGTATCTGAAGCCGCCATCGCCCAATACCCAACCGGTCGTGCTGGCGCGTGGTCTGACCAAGCGCTTTGGTGCCAGCGAAGTGGTGCGCGGTATCGACTTCGACGTTCGACAGGGGAGTTGCTTCGGCTTGCTGGGCCCCAACGGTGCGGGCAAGACCACCACACTGCGTATGATTCTCGGCATCTCCGATCCCAGCGGGGGTCACCTCAGCGTATTTGGCGAGCCGGTTCCCGGCGCGGGTCGTGCGGTGCGCGCGCGCATGGGTGTGGTGCCGCAGATCGACAACCTCGATCCGGATTTTACGGTCGTGGAGAATCTGCGGATCTACGCCAGCTACTTCCGCCTGAGCGGAAGTGCGCTCGAGCGGCGCATCGACGAGCTGATAAAGTTTGTCGAGCTTACCGAGAAGCGCGATGTGCGCATCGAGACACTGTCGGGGGGCATGAAACGTCGTCTCTCCATCGCCAGGGCACTGGTCAACGATCCTGATCTGCTGATACTCGACGAGCCCACGACCGGCCTCGATCCCCAGGTGCGGCATATGATCTGGGGGCGGTTGCGGGAGCTGAAGAAGGCCGGCAAGACCTTGTTGCTGACGACGCATTACATGGAAGAGGCGGAGCGTCTCTGCGATGAACTCATCATCATGGATAAGGGCAGCATTCTCGAGCGCGGTTCACCGCCGCAGCTCGTCCAACGGCATGTGGAGAGCGAGGTGGTGGAACTTCGCGCCTTCTCCGCGGGGTTGCAGGAACGGTTGAAGGCGATACCGGAAGTGCGTGCCGAAGAGGTGGGTGATACGGTTTACTGCTACACGCGCGATGGTGAAGCACTGCTGGAACGGCTCAAGGGAGACCCCGATCTGGTCTACCTGCATCGGCCTGGAAATCTCGAGGATGTCTTTTTGAAACTGACGGGACATGAGCTGCGTGACTGAGCGAGCCAATACGCTGCCCGTGCAATCCAATTGGCGGTTGCCGCGGCTGCGACGCGATGCGCTCACGGTGTGGCGACGCAACGTCATGGTCTGGCGCAAATTGATGCTCGCCAGTATTACCATCAATTTCGGCGAGCCGTTCCTCTATCTGCTCGGTTTGGGGTACGGCTTGGGCTTTTTCATCGGCGAAATGGCAGGTATGCCCTACCTCACTTTCCTTGCCACCGGTATTGTCGCCGCTTCCGCCATGCAGACTGCAACCTTCGAAGCGATGTATTCGGTCTTTACGCGCATGGTGCCGCAGAACACCTTCGAAGCGCAGCTTGCCACGCCGCTGGAGGTGGAGGACGTGCTCGCCGGGGAGATGCTGTGGTGTGCCTCGAAGGCGCTGCTCTCGGGTATCGCCATACTCATCGTCGCCTATCTGTTGGGCGCGGTGGAGGGGGTGCGTCCCCTGTTGGCGATACCGGTGATCTTTGTCGTAGGGCTCTGTTTCGCCGGACCCGCGCTGATCATGACCGCACTCTCGCCCAACTACGATTTCTTCGTCTACTACCAGACGCTGGCGTTGACGCCGATGTTTCTGCTGTGCGGTGTTTTCTACCCCGTCGATACGCTTCCCAGCGTGGTGCAATCGGTGATACAGCTGTTGCCGCTGGCGCATGCGGTGATGTTGGTGCGACCCCTGATTGCCGGGTTGGAAGTGACCAATGTGTTGCTGCATATCGCCGTAATGCTCGCGTATGCGGGAGTGGGCTACTACATCGCCGTGGTGCTGGTGCGCAGGCGTTTGCTCAAGTAGGCGACGCAGGTGAGTGGTCGCCCGATTTGTCGCGAACGACAGCGATCCGACGTGATTCGCGTCAAACTTCTTGGTGGCCGAGGTTTCCATAAGAAATTGACGTGCTATATTCGGGAGTGTGAAACTCGAGCGAATCGCGTTGCTGCGCAGGAGACCGATGAACCATAGGCGTAGCTGGAACGACTTACGCTACGCGAAGGGGCGAGTGAGTTTGGTAATCCCTCGCACTCGCCTGCACGAATAAGTGGGCCTCATAAACATCGTTCGGCGTCTGCCGGGAGGGTTCGGCGGAAGTTCAAAGCCGCGTGCCAAACATACAAGCAAAAAACCACAGGGAGTCTGACCATGTCATTTTCATCACCATTTCCTTACGGTCGTGCATTTTGGATCGCGCTGTTTACCACCCTTTTCCTGGGCGGCTGCGTCACCCTCGATGGTGGCGGCACCAAAACCAATGTCACCTCGCAGAGCAGCCAGGACATCAACCAGGCCAGAGCCGAGGCCTACGATGGACCCAAGGCACGCATCGCCGTTGCCCGTTTCACCGATAAGTCAGGAGGCGGCTGGTATAACCGCTCGCTGGGAGACGGTATGGCCGACCAACTCACCACCGCGCTGGTGCAATCCAACCGCTTCATCGTGCTGGAGCGACAGGCACTGGGTGAAGTGCTCGGAGAACAGGATCTGGGGGGCGGCGGCCGCATCAAACAGGGCACGGAAGCGAAGATCGGTGAGATCGAAGGCGCGGAGATTCTGGTCGTGGCTGCCGTTACCGAGTTCTCAGGCAACGCGGGTGGCACCAAAGGTGGTGTAGGGGGTAGCAGCGGCGGTTTGCTCGGCTCCATCTTCGGCGGTATCCGTAAAGCGCACATGGCGATCGATCTGCGGCTGGTCGATGCAACGTCGTCCCGCGTGCTCTATGCAACCAGCGTCGAGGGTGAATCGACCGACGTCAATCTTGGCGGCGCGCTTGGCAACTATTACGGGGGCGGTGCCCTCGGCGGCGCGCTCAGCAGTTGGAAGAACACCCCCATCGAAAAGGCGTTGCGGCAGGTGATCAACGAAGCGGTGAACGTCGTTGTCAAGCACACTCCGCAGCAGTTTTATCGCCACGGTGGTGCCGGCGCCAAGCCCATGGCCAGCTCCGGCCCCAGCCGAGCCGAGGTCAAGACGATGCAGACACTGCTCAACAAACTCGGCTATCCAGCCGGCACGCCCGATGGCCTGATGGGCAGAAATTCCCGCGCGGCGATTCGCGCGTTTCAGACCGATAACAAACTGACCGTTACCGGCGATCTGGATAGCGCCACGATGGCGGCATTGCGTAAAGCCGCGCAGTAACCGGTCCAAACCGGATTGGAGAATGGGGCTGATGCACTCAGTGCATCAGCCCCGTTCTTTTGGCGCCTCCGTGTTTGATACCTGTTCCGGTGTTGCGCTGGTATGTGGAGACGACTAGCCTCGGAGCATGTGTCTGATCCTGGTCGCCTATCGTCACCATCCGCGCTATCACCTGATCATTGCCGCCAACCGTGACGAGTTTTTCCAGCGTCCCACCGCGCCCGCAGCGTGGTGGGGGAGTCGTCGCAGGGTGCTGGCGGGCCGCGACCTCGAGGCGGGTGGTACCTGGCTGGGTGTGACGCGCGGCGGGCGTTTCGCGGCGCTGACCAATTACCGGGATCCTCCGGCCCATCGACCGGAGGCGCCCTCGCGGGGTGCGCTGGTGACCGGGTATCTGGAAGGGGATCAGACGCCGGCCACCTACCTTGATACGCTATCCCGGCAGGCCGGTGCCTACAACGGCTTCAATCTGCTGGTCGCGGATCGGCACGCGCTCTACGGGTACTCCAACCGGGGCGACGCTGTCCAACAGCT is a genomic window of Pseudomonadota bacterium containing:
- a CDS encoding DUF4442 domain-containing protein, which translates into the protein MNRPECAEWQSYLHREIPITAAMGLQVTRLDAQSIELRAPLSLNHNDKNTGFAGSLFTVAVLAGWSQVMLLLRDADLSGQAVISDSQVRYLKPATADFRALASQPSAAALRTFYEQLGKRGRARLTLTIEVTAGGEPVLRFAGKYAAMLS
- a CDS encoding AFG1 family ATPase; amino-acid sequence: MHSSEPTTPQQRYAHDLRLPGFVADSAQERAVAHLQRLFDELGRAGPVKPNRLLGRWLGKSRQPPQGLYFWGGVGRGKTYLMDTFYECLPFVDKQRVHFHRFMRGIHEGLAGMDRQADPLKVIAGRLAARTRVLCLDEFSVIDIGDAMLLSGLLAGLLEEGVALLITSNNPPDALYRNGLQRARFLPAIELLKRHTAVVNVDGGTDYRLRALERAEIYHFPLDDGADSSLSATFEDVAPEAGVAGVVLMIEGRPLQTVRHADGVVWFEFAELCDGPRGTGDYIELSRCYQTVLLANVPRMGAERDDEARRFISLVDEFYDRNVKMVISAEADVDDLYTGARLDSEFERTRSRLHEMQSHEYLARPHLP
- a CDS encoding isoprenoid biosynthesis protein ElbB is translated as MTKVAVILSGCGVFDGAEIHESVLTLLALDRAGARYSCLAPNIDQMHVVNHLTGEVAEGESRNVLVEAARIARGDIKDIAKASADDFDALILPGGFGAAKNLCDFAVKGAECTVQPDVERFIKAMAEAGKPVGFVCIAPAMVPRIYANATVTIGTDADTATAIESMGGVHVECPVREYVVDEENKLVSTPAYMLAQSIGEAAEGIEKLVHEVLRMAGHARAPGRS
- a CDS encoding kinase/pyrophosphorylase, whose translation is MASPQRRPVFFVSDRTGITAETLGHSLLTQFAGVEFEQHSLPFVDSVERAEQVVAEINRVTEERGVRPLVFSTLIVDELRLTVMQSKGVFFDFFDAFIGPLEEEFHLQSTHTIGLSHGVSDEARYMVRMDAVNFALETDDGISSHRYEYADLILAGVSRCGKTPTCLYMALQFGIFAANYPLTEEDFTSHRLPAELSAFKHKVFGLTIDAHRLSDIRQERRPHSRYASLEECRKEVRLAEAMFRNEGVMVYDTSTSSIEEIATTILQRARIKRRLY
- a CDS encoding kinase/pyrophosphorylase, which produces MRRSIFYVSCHTGISVETLGQGLLTQFHGIPFEHVLMPYVNTIERAHEAVAHIDAAAQHDGVRPIVFTTLISSEVRRIVAQCNGLFFDFLGRFIEPLGEELGVTPTPTVGLSHGMVDYERYKVRIDAVQFAQLNDEHLRVKDYDEADLILVGVSRSGKTPTCLYLALQFGLRAANYTLQLAHLEGGELPVKLKPCRERLFGLTIDPERLHQIRNQRKPDSEYASLEQCRHETQLAEQLLDAEGIPCANATAVSIEEIATKILHQCKLHRRI
- a CDS encoding ATP-binding cassette domain-containing protein encodes the protein MQTTPPYLKPPSPNTQPVVLARGLTKRFGASEVVRGIDFDVRQGSCFGLLGPNGAGKTTTLRMILGISDPSGGHLSVFGEPVPGAGRAVRARMGVVPQIDNLDPDFTVVENLRIYASYFRLSGSALERRIDELIKFVELTEKRDVRIETLSGGMKRRLSIARALVNDPDLLILDEPTTGLDPQVRHMIWGRLRELKKAGKTLLLTTHYMEEAERLCDELIIMDKGSILERGSPPQLVQRHVESEVVELRAFSAGLQERLKAIPEVRAEEVGDTVYCYTRDGEALLERLKGDPDLVYLHRPGNLEDVFLKLTGHELRD
- a CDS encoding nodulation protein NodJ, which codes for MSCVTERANTLPVQSNWRLPRLRRDALTVWRRNVMVWRKLMLASITINFGEPFLYLLGLGYGLGFFIGEMAGMPYLTFLATGIVAASAMQTATFEAMYSVFTRMVPQNTFEAQLATPLEVEDVLAGEMLWCASKALLSGIAILIVAYLLGAVEGVRPLLAIPVIFVVGLCFAGPALIMTALSPNYDFFVYYQTLALTPMFLLCGVFYPVDTLPSVVQSVIQLLPLAHAVMLVRPLIAGLEVTNVLLHIAVMLAYAGVGYYIAVVLVRRRLLK
- a CDS encoding NRDE family protein, whose protein sequence is MCLILVAYRHHPRYHLIIAANRDEFFQRPTAPAAWWGSRRRVLAGRDLEAGGTWLGVTRGGRFAALTNYRDPPAHRPEAPSRGALVTGYLEGDQTPATYLDTLSRQAGAYNGFNLLVADRHALYGYSNRGDAVQQLQPGVHGISNGLLDEPWAKVTRGRASLDAAVATGGDPDVDALLALLADRRPVTDEHLPHTGIGEEWERLLSSRFIAAPGYGTRCSTVLLWDVEGRVRFVERSFDALGGVSGTVDSVFEIDEPEIRV